DNA sequence from the Syntrophales bacterium genome:
AAAAAGTACGGACCGAAGAAACCCCTCGCGGGGCTGAAAATAATGGGCAGTCTGCATATGACCATTCAAACGGCGATGCTGATCGAGACCTTGAAGGAGTTGGGGGCTGATCTGCGCTGGGCGTCGTGCAACATCTTTTCCACGCAGGATAATGCCGCCGCGGCGATTGCCAAGGCCGGCTCTGCAGCCGTCTTCGCCTGGAAGGGGGAGACCCTCGAAGAGTACTGGTGGTGCACCGAACAGGCCCTGACCTGGCCGGACGGCTCAGGACCGGACCTGATCGTCGATGACGGCGGAGACGCGACCCTGATTGTGCATGAAGGGGTGAAGGCGGAGGATGACCCCTCCCTGCTGAAAAAGCCGTCTGAAAACAAAGAGATGTCAATTATCATGGAGCGCCTCGCGAAAGGCCTGAAGGAAGATCCGCAGCACTGGCACAAGGTGGCGAAAAAAATCCGCGGGGTTTCGGAAGAGACGACAACCGGGGTGCATCGGCTCTACCAGATGGAAAAAAGGAAAGAGCTGCTTTTCCCGGCCATCAATGTGAACAATTCGGTGACAAAGTCGAAATTCGACAATGTTTACGGCTGCAGGGAATCCCTTGCCGACGGGATTAAAAGGGCCACCGACACAATGATTGCCGGGAAAAAGGTGGTGGTTTGCGGTTATGGCGATGTGGGGAAAGGCTGCGCCCAGTCAATGAGGGGGTTCGGCGCCCGCGTTGTGATCGTTGAGATTGATCCCATTTGCGCCCTGCAGGCGGCGATGGAGGGGTATGAAGTCAAGACGCTGGGCGATGTTGTCGGGGAGGGAGACATTTTTGTCTCGGCGACCGGCTGCTGCGACGTGATAACCGGCAGGGATATGGAGAAGATGAAGAACGAGGCGATTGTCTGTAACATCGGCCATTTCGACAGCGAAATAGACATGCACTACCTGGAGAGCAACCCGGAATGCAAACGCCATAATATCAAGCCGCAGGTCGATAAATGGACGTTGAAATCCGGCAAGAGCATCATTGTCCTTGCCGAGGGGCGGCTGGTCAATCTTGGCTGCGCGACGGGGCATGCCAGTTTTGTGATGAGCACAAGTTTCAGCAACCAGTGTCTCGCCCAGTTGGAACTGGCAACCGGCAAATTAAAAACCGCTGTTTACACGCTCTCCAAGAAGATGGACGAAGAGGTGGCGATGCTTCATCTTGAGCGGCTCGGAGCGAAGCTGGGAAAACTGACGAAGAAACAGGCGGACTATCTGGGCGTTCCCGTTGCGGGGCCGTTCAAAGCGGAAAACTACCGTTA
Encoded proteins:
- the ahcY gene encoding adenosylhomocysteinase, translating into MKFLKLENKLPYRVADLSLADWGREEMRLSENEMPGLMAIRKKYGPKKPLAGLKIMGSLHMTIQTAMLIETLKELGADLRWASCNIFSTQDNAAAAIAKAGSAAVFAWKGETLEEYWWCTEQALTWPDGSGPDLIVDDGGDATLIVHEGVKAEDDPSLLKKPSENKEMSIIMERLAKGLKEDPQHWHKVAKKIRGVSEETTTGVHRLYQMEKRKELLFPAINVNNSVTKSKFDNVYGCRESLADGIKRATDTMIAGKKVVVCGYGDVGKGCAQSMRGFGARVVIVEIDPICALQAAMEGYEVKTLGDVVGEGDIFVSATGCCDVITGRDMEKMKNEAIVCNIGHFDSEIDMHYLESNPECKRHNIKPQVDKWTLKSGKSIIVLAEGRLVNLGCATGHASFVMSTSFSNQCLAQLELATGKLKTAVYTLSKKMDEEVAMLHLERLGAKLGKLTKKQADYLGVPVAGPFKAENYRY